One Luteolibacter arcticus DNA segment encodes these proteins:
- a CDS encoding NAD(P)/FAD-dependent oxidoreductase codes for MTPDVAILGAGPAGSTLAALLSQRGFKVLVFDDAKRPELLVGESLVPATVPVMQRLGIEEKVKGYSQHKPGVTFLHRHGSRVDFTFGVVAGTVPYAYNIPRPQFDDTLRERAEELGARFVTHRATVEKGDAEREIQLSAESLTAAGLTGHPRLLIDATGRARLFARTLGIGAKTGERRDIAYFAHYENFTHDFPPDGQVVITILERGWSWRIPLPGRLSVGVVVHKDAAKTYGDTPEERMAFALANEPLLKEHSKDAKRVTPVMTYTNYQLVSDRGHGPGWAACGDSFGFVDPMLSPGLFMALESARLFDEHVFSKGQDVLDRPEDMAAGFAAAEDELHDWHKSWWELIRHFYDGGIFSMYETGTKFSAKFKGWPGINFIENHMTKHIASMASGAFTRRKYSRGLVSFMRRYMLHDCRPPEDYAVLPVK; via the coding sequence ATGACACCCGATGTCGCCATCCTCGGAGCCGGGCCGGCGGGCTCGACGCTGGCCGCCCTGTTGTCGCAGCGCGGATTCAAGGTCTTGGTTTTCGACGACGCCAAGCGCCCCGAACTGCTGGTCGGCGAGTCGCTGGTCCCCGCCACCGTGCCGGTGATGCAGCGTCTCGGCATCGAGGAAAAGGTGAAGGGCTACTCGCAGCACAAGCCGGGCGTGACCTTCCTGCACCGCCATGGCAGCCGGGTCGATTTCACCTTCGGAGTGGTCGCCGGCACCGTGCCCTATGCGTATAATATCCCGCGCCCGCAGTTCGACGATACCTTGCGCGAGCGGGCGGAGGAACTCGGCGCACGGTTCGTGACCCATCGGGCGACGGTCGAGAAAGGCGATGCTGAACGGGAGATCCAGCTTTCCGCCGAGTCTCTAACCGCGGCCGGGCTAACCGGACACCCGCGCCTCCTGATCGATGCCACCGGCCGGGCGCGCTTGTTCGCGCGGACGCTGGGGATCGGCGCGAAGACCGGGGAACGCAGGGATATCGCCTACTTCGCGCACTACGAAAATTTCACGCACGACTTCCCGCCGGATGGACAGGTGGTGATCACCATCCTCGAGCGCGGCTGGAGCTGGCGCATTCCGCTGCCTGGCCGGCTTTCCGTGGGCGTTGTCGTTCATAAGGACGCGGCGAAGACCTATGGGGACACGCCCGAGGAGCGCATGGCCTTCGCGCTGGCGAACGAGCCGCTGTTGAAGGAGCACTCGAAGGATGCGAAGCGGGTTACGCCGGTGATGACCTACACGAACTACCAGCTCGTCTCCGACCGCGGTCACGGCCCGGGTTGGGCGGCCTGCGGGGATTCGTTCGGCTTTGTCGATCCCATGCTCTCACCGGGTTTGTTCATGGCGCTGGAGTCGGCGCGCTTGTTTGACGAGCACGTGTTTTCAAAAGGTCAGGACGTGCTCGACCGGCCGGAAGATATGGCAGCGGGATTCGCTGCGGCGGAGGACGAGCTGCACGATTGGCACAAGAGCTGGTGGGAGCTGATCCGGCACTTCTACGACGGCGGGATCTTCTCGATGTATGAGACCGGCACGAAGTTCTCGGCGAAGTTCAAGGGCTGGCCGGGCATCAATTTCATCGAGAACCACATGACCAAGCACATCGCGTCGATGGCTTCCGGTGCGTTCACGCGGCGGAAATACAGCCGCGGTCTGGTGAGCTTCATGCGCCGCTACATGCTGCACGATTGCCGGCCGCCGGAGGACTACGCGGTGCTGCCGGTGAAATAA
- a CDS encoding RNA polymerase sigma factor: MPEHDAAFFASTRWTIVCDAASGGDAVATEALGALFRTYWQPLYRYARRRGKSKEDAEDLVQGFFGHLLEARALRDTSRDKGRFRAFLLASFNHWMINTWKRETRLKRGRGIPALSFDWEEAESGLKLEPADDRSPDRLFDREWALTLLGKVLDDLEAASRDEGDLRFDRLKPCLTADSSRIPYASLAADLEMSEGALRVAVHRLRKRYRALLTEEIARTLSSPEAVEDEMQALFAVLAG; this comes from the coding sequence ATGCCCGAGCACGACGCCGCTTTCTTCGCCTCCACCCGCTGGACGATCGTGTGCGATGCTGCGAGCGGCGGTGATGCCGTGGCAACGGAGGCCCTCGGTGCCCTCTTCCGAACCTACTGGCAGCCGCTTTACCGCTATGCCCGGCGGCGGGGAAAATCGAAGGAGGACGCGGAAGACCTGGTGCAGGGATTCTTCGGCCATCTGCTTGAAGCCCGGGCACTGCGCGACACGAGCCGCGACAAGGGCCGCTTCCGCGCCTTCCTGCTGGCCTCCTTCAATCACTGGATGATCAACACATGGAAGCGCGAGACCCGGCTGAAGCGCGGCCGCGGCATTCCTGCACTGTCATTCGATTGGGAGGAGGCGGAGTCCGGCTTGAAACTGGAGCCCGCCGACGACAGGAGCCCCGACCGCTTGTTCGACCGCGAGTGGGCGCTGACTCTGTTAGGCAAGGTGCTCGATGACCTCGAAGCAGCCAGCCGCGACGAGGGCGACCTTCGCTTTGATCGCTTGAAGCCGTGCCTGACGGCTGACTCCAGCCGCATTCCCTACGCGTCTCTGGCGGCGGACCTGGAGATGAGCGAGGGTGCCCTGCGGGTCGCCGTCCACCGGCTGCGCAAGCGCTACCGCGCCTTGCTGACGGAGGAGATCGCGCGCACGCTGTCCTCGCCCGAGGCGGTGGAGGATGAAATGCAGGCGTTGTTCGCGGTGCTGGCTGGCTGA
- a CDS encoding CCA tRNA nucleotidyltransferase has product MSDARSTAVALAKRLKDAGHTAYFAGGCVRDRLLGKQPKDYDIATSAIPEQVLKLFPGANEVGAHFGVVIAKSHGHHIEIATFRTDGSYRDGRRPETVSFSTPEEDAQRRDFTINGLFENPETGEVIDFVGGREDLATGVLRAIGEPAARFAEDSLRLMRAARFAVTLGFEIEPATWAAMCEHADGLARISPERIRDEFSRMIVLPKRARALELLVDSRLIQHFLPEVLALIGCEQPPEWHPEGDVFTHTKIMLTMLENDAPLELCLAVLLHDIAKPPTQTLDGERIRFNGHDALGATMAEEILRRLKYPNDVIEAVSFMVSRHMQFMNVQQMRVAKLKRFMAEPTFPLELELHRVDCASSNGFTENLEFVKAKQTDFAAQPLIPSPLVTGRDLIALGLNPGPLFKELLEAVQTEQLEGRLLEREKAIEWVKERI; this is encoded by the coding sequence GTGTCCGATGCCCGATCGACCGCGGTTGCCCTTGCCAAGCGTCTCAAGGACGCGGGGCACACCGCGTACTTCGCCGGCGGCTGCGTACGCGACCGGCTGTTAGGAAAGCAGCCGAAGGACTACGACATCGCCACCTCGGCGATTCCGGAGCAAGTGTTGAAGTTGTTTCCCGGGGCAAACGAGGTAGGTGCGCACTTCGGCGTGGTGATCGCCAAGTCGCATGGCCATCACATCGAGATCGCGACCTTCCGCACTGATGGCTCGTATCGCGATGGCCGGAGGCCGGAAACGGTGAGCTTTTCGACGCCGGAGGAAGACGCGCAACGGCGTGACTTCACGATCAATGGGCTCTTCGAGAATCCGGAGACCGGCGAGGTGATCGACTTCGTCGGCGGCCGGGAGGATCTCGCGACCGGTGTCTTGCGAGCGATCGGCGAGCCTGCGGCGCGCTTTGCGGAGGACTCGCTGCGGCTGATGCGTGCGGCGCGGTTCGCGGTGACGCTCGGCTTCGAGATCGAGCCCGCGACGTGGGCGGCGATGTGCGAGCATGCCGATGGCCTGGCGCGGATCTCGCCGGAGCGGATTCGCGATGAGTTCTCGCGAATGATCGTGCTGCCAAAACGGGCACGGGCACTGGAGCTGCTCGTGGACTCCCGCTTGATCCAGCACTTCCTGCCAGAGGTGCTGGCACTCATCGGCTGCGAACAGCCGCCCGAATGGCATCCAGAGGGCGACGTCTTCACGCACACGAAGATCATGCTGACGATGTTAGAGAACGACGCACCGCTGGAGCTGTGCCTCGCGGTGCTGCTGCATGATATCGCCAAGCCACCGACCCAGACTCTCGATGGCGAGCGGATCCGCTTCAACGGCCACGACGCACTCGGCGCGACAATGGCGGAGGAAATCCTGCGCCGGCTGAAGTATCCGAACGACGTCATCGAAGCGGTGAGCTTCATGGTCTCACGTCACATGCAGTTCATGAATGTGCAGCAGATGCGGGTGGCGAAGCTGAAGCGCTTCATGGCGGAGCCGACCTTTCCGCTGGAGCTGGAGTTGCATCGGGTGGATTGCGCGTCGTCGAATGGCTTCACGGAGAACCTGGAGTTCGTGAAAGCCAAGCAGACCGATTTCGCAGCCCAACCGCTGATCCCGTCGCCGCTGGTGACAGGCCGGGACCTGATCGCCCTCGGCCTGAACCCCGGGCCGCTTTTCAAGGAACTGCTGGAGGCGGTGCAGACCGAACAACTCGAGGGGCGTCTGTTAGAACGCGAGAAGGCCATTGAGTGGGTAAAGGAGCGGATCTAG